A genomic segment from Rickettsiales bacterium encodes:
- a CDS encoding DUF2924 domain-containing protein: MQNNVAKQLVDLKKKTHPELKQIWRDLYNSEPPEYKSDYLYRRLAYRVQEIACGGLSDETKKAIKNLQKGKTSGRNKDYLPPVGTQLIRNFQGVEHRVTILPDGFEYLGRKFKSLSIIARTITGVHWSGPVFFGLKR; this comes from the coding sequence ATGCAAAATAATGTAGCAAAACAGCTAGTGGATTTGAAAAAGAAAACTCACCCAGAGCTAAAACAAATATGGCGGGATTTATATAATTCTGAACCACCTGAATATAAATCAGATTATTTATATCGCAGGCTTGCTTATAGAGTTCAGGAAATAGCTTGCGGTGGCTTGAGCGATGAAACTAAAAAGGCGATTAAAAATCTTCAGAAAGGAAAAACATCAGGAAGGAATAAAGATTACCTTCCGCCAGTTGGAACGCAATTAATACGGAATTTTCAGGGGGTTGAACATAGGGTTACCATACTGCCAGATGGTTTTGAGTACCTTGGAAGAAAATTCAAAAGTCTTTCAATTATCGCAAGGACTATAACGGGCGTTCATTGGTCTGGTCCTGTATTTTTTGGTTTAAAGAGGTAG
- a CDS encoding S24 family peptidase, whose protein sequence is MKKASTEAVKKQRGGARPNAGRKKGDGPHGESTRPLRIPESLFDDVINFIKNKGFKVPFFDTNIPAGVPVEIQNEVDEYINFNDMLIKDRESTYVLTAKGDSMTEVGIFDGSKLVVDTVTPAKSGDIVVAIIDGEATVKSLRKTGDALQLIPHSKNPKYNVINIPKKESSKIWGVVNYIINKG, encoded by the coding sequence ATGAAAAAAGCAAGCACAGAAGCGGTTAAGAAACAAAGAGGTGGAGCAAGACCAAACGCAGGAAGGAAGAAAGGTGATGGCCCTCACGGAGAATCAACCAGACCTTTGAGAATTCCAGAAAGCCTTTTTGATGATGTAATTAATTTTATAAAAAACAAAGGTTTCAAAGTGCCTTTTTTTGATACAAATATTCCAGCTGGCGTTCCAGTTGAAATTCAAAATGAGGTTGATGAGTATATAAACTTTAACGACATGCTAATTAAAGACAGAGAATCAACCTATGTATTAACTGCAAAAGGTGATTCAATGACTGAAGTTGGAATTTTTGACGGCAGTAAGTTGGTTGTAGATACTGTAACGCCAGCAAAAAGCGGTGATATTGTTGTTGCAATAATTGATGGTGAAGCAACTGTTAAAAGCCTTAGAAAAACTGGTGATGCGTTGCAACTAATTCCGCACTCTAAAAATCCAAAATACAATGTAATTAATATACCTAAAAAAGAATCATCTAAAATCTGGGGTGTGGTGAATTATATTATTAATAAAGGTTAG
- a CDS encoding ATP-binding protein, giving the protein MSNKLPIISADERQKETKGIKGCIFGKSGIGKTSLLWTIDANSTLFFDLEAGDLAVEGWGGDSIRPKTWQECRDFAVFIGGPNPALRDDQPYSQAHYDAVCAKFGDPSALDKYETIFIDSITVAGRLCFQWCKGQPQSFSEKTGKPDTRGTYGLQGQEMISWLTHLQHTRGKNIWFVGILDEKTDDFNRRFFQPQIEGSKTGLELPGIVDQVVTMTDIKSEDGSFFRAFICQTLNPYGFPAKDRSGTLELIEQPHLGNLMQKITASKRTTNFNYQLNN; this is encoded by the coding sequence ATGAGTAATAAACTCCCAATTATTTCAGCGGATGAAAGGCAGAAAGAAACTAAAGGCATCAAAGGTTGCATCTTTGGTAAAAGCGGAATTGGTAAAACTTCTTTACTGTGGACTATAGATGCAAACAGCACTTTGTTTTTTGATCTTGAGGCTGGTGATTTAGCTGTTGAAGGTTGGGGCGGAGATTCCATTCGCCCTAAAACTTGGCAAGAATGCAGAGATTTTGCCGTATTTATTGGCGGACCAAATCCAGCACTTAGAGATGATCAACCATATTCACAAGCGCATTATGATGCTGTTTGTGCAAAATTTGGTGACCCTTCTGCATTAGATAAATACGAAACCATTTTCATTGATTCAATAACTGTTGCAGGTCGTCTGTGCTTCCAATGGTGCAAAGGACAACCGCAATCCTTTAGTGAAAAAACAGGTAAACCAGATACTCGTGGAACTTATGGTTTGCAAGGGCAAGAGATGATTTCTTGGCTAACGCACCTGCAACATACCAGAGGCAAAAATATCTGGTTTGTAGGAATCTTAGATGAAAAAACTGATGATTTTAATCGCAGATTTTTTCAGCCACAAATTGAAGGTTCAAAAACTGGATTGGAGCTTCCTGGCATTGTTGATCAGGTTGTAACCATGACAGATATCAAATCTGAAGATGGTTCGTTTTTCAGGGCATTTATTTGCCAAACCTTAAACCCTTACGGCTTTCCAGCAAAAGACAGAAGCGGCACTTTAGAGCTGATTGAGCAACCGCATCTGGGCAATCTTATGCAGAAAATTACTGCAAGCAAACGCACTACAAATTTTAATTATCAACTTAATAACTAG
- a CDS encoding Fic family protein, which yields MNQDNENYWSGSDSYQYPNSEVLKNIPEIKNQEDLDLFEKNIIRLVLLKFPDAIKNDVVDLNLWKKIHKIFFDKVFSWAGQIRTVQMAKGTTMFAHPEYIESSAKEIFNDLKKENYLTSLDKENLCERLAYYFCELNMLHPFREGNGRTQRILFSEIARRCGYDIQWFKTEATSKEQIEASIAGTKCNYLPMTEIFNDIIVKSA from the coding sequence ATGAACCAAGATAATGAAAATTATTGGAGCGGTTCAGATTCATACCAATATCCAAACAGTGAAGTATTAAAAAATATACCTGAAATTAAAAATCAGGAAGATTTAGATTTGTTTGAAAAAAACATTATCAGGCTTGTTTTACTAAAGTTCCCTGATGCAATTAAAAATGATGTTGTAGATTTAAACCTTTGGAAAAAGATTCATAAGATATTCTTTGATAAAGTTTTTAGCTGGGCTGGACAGATAAGGACCGTGCAAATGGCAAAGGGCACAACAATGTTTGCTCATCCTGAATATATTGAATCATCTGCTAAAGAAATCTTTAATGATTTAAAAAAAGAAAATTACTTAACCTCATTAGATAAAGAAAATCTTTGTGAGCGCTTAGCATATTACTTTTGCGAGCTTAACATGCTTCACCCTTTTCGTGAGGGCAATGGAAGAACGCAAAGGATTTTGTTTTCTGAGATAGCAAGAAGATGTGGGTATGATATCCAGTGGTTTAAAACTGAAGCAACTTCTAAAGAACAAATAGAAGCGTCAATAGCTGGAACAAAGTGCAACTACTTACCAATGACTGAAATTTTCAATGATATCATTGTTAAATCCGCCTAA
- a CDS encoding DUF6362 family protein, translated as MVKYYEGMYQAIPHDFSKKKAVNILPQKENDDYLKNHPSKWTDEMVELRFEEAVATLKKLPDVKVQGYFNLWPQMKYSPNEVLQQEVIGRKLRATPSEISRLDQVIEWSSWLNERERKIIWKRAMNIRWKIIQYEFGCDKSTVWRYYKLALAKISSRLNGG; from the coding sequence ATGGTTAAATATTACGAAGGAATGTATCAAGCAATACCACATGATTTTAGCAAAAAGAAAGCGGTAAATATTCTTCCACAAAAAGAAAATGATGATTATTTGAAAAACCATCCAAGCAAATGGACTGATGAAATGGTTGAACTCAGGTTTGAAGAAGCAGTAGCAACACTTAAAAAACTTCCTGATGTTAAGGTTCAAGGTTATTTCAACCTCTGGCCTCAAATGAAATATTCACCCAATGAAGTTCTGCAACAAGAGGTAATTGGTAGAAAGCTTCGTGCTACGCCATCAGAAATATCAAGGCTTGATCAAGTTATTGAATGGTCATCTTGGCTTAATGAGCGAGAAAGAAAAATCATCTGGAAACGGGCTATGAATATTCGCTGGAAAATAATTCAGTATGAATTTGGTTGCGATAAATCTACTGTTTGGAGATATTATAAACTTGCATTAGCGAAAATTTCTTCTCGTTTAAATGGCGGTTGA
- a CDS encoding DUF6511 domain-containing protein, translated as MINKTKNEQLAVEAALKPVAEYVGEIGFNVPVGNYSKQQILGLIEVVVTAFQDSLIKASSDFIDDDIPF; from the coding sequence ATGATCAACAAAACCAAAAACGAACAACTAGCCGTTGAGGCTGCTTTGAAACCTGTTGCGGAATATGTAGGGGAAATTGGATTTAATGTACCTGTTGGCAATTATTCTAAGCAGCAAATTTTAGGTCTTATTGAAGTAGTAGTTACCGCATTTCAAGACAGCTTAATTAAAGCAAGCTCTGATTTTATTGATGATGACATCCCTTTTTAG
- the arsB gene encoding ACR3 family arsenite efflux transporter — MTQKNKSPLGIFERYLSIWVGLCIVFGIMLGHLLPSAFQSIAHFEYANVNFVIAVFIWVMIYPMMVNVDFSKIKEVTKQPKAFVISFIVTWLIMPFSMVALGVLFLQNIFADFISVEDSKQYVAGLILLGAAPCTAMVFVWSKLADGNANYTLVQVALNNIIMIFAYAPIVAFLLGATDITIPWDTLILSVVLYVLIPMLAGYFTRKKLSEQKLNSFLNHLKPYSVIGLLATVVLLFGFQAETLLQKPLVIAMIGLPIIIQSFLMFGLAYFLMCKAKIRHDIAAPASFISASNFFELAVAVAISLFGLNSGAALATVVGVLVEVPVMLWLVNIANKTKNKFIL; from the coding sequence ATGACTCAGAAAAACAAATCGCCACTAGGAATTTTTGAAAGGTATCTATCAATATGGGTTGGGTTATGCATTGTTTTTGGTATAATGCTTGGCCACTTGTTGCCTTCTGCATTTCAATCTATTGCTCACTTTGAATATGCAAATGTAAATTTTGTTATCGCTGTTTTTATATGGGTTATGATTTACCCAATGATGGTAAATGTAGATTTTTCTAAAATAAAAGAAGTTACTAAGCAACCAAAAGCGTTTGTAATAAGTTTTATAGTAACTTGGCTAATTATGCCCTTTAGCATGGTAGCACTTGGGGTTTTATTTTTACAAAATATTTTTGCTGATTTTATTTCCGTTGAAGATTCAAAACAATATGTTGCAGGGTTAATACTTTTAGGCGCAGCACCCTGTACGGCAATGGTTTTTGTTTGGAGCAAACTAGCTGATGGCAACGCAAATTATACGCTTGTTCAAGTTGCGTTAAATAACATTATTATGATATTTGCTTATGCTCCAATAGTTGCTTTTTTACTTGGTGCTACAGACATTACAATTCCATGGGATACACTTATTTTATCGGTAGTTTTATATGTTTTAATTCCTATGCTTGCGGGTTATTTCACTCGTAAAAAACTATCAGAGCAAAAACTAAATTCATTTTTAAATCACTTAAAACCATATTCTGTAATTGGCTTATTAGCTACTGTTGTTCTATTATTTGGCTTTCAAGCGGAAACTTTATTGCAAAAGCCGCTGGTGATAGCAATGATTGGCCTACCAATAATTATCCAAAGTTTTTTAATGTTTGGTTTGGCTTATTTCTTGATGTGTAAAGCAAAAATTCGTCATGATATTGCAGCGCCTGCATCCTTTATTAGCGCATCTAACTTCTTTGAACTTGCCGTTGCGGTTGCAATTAGTTTATTTGGACTAAATTCAGGAGCCGCCTTAGCAACTGTAGTTGGCGTTTTAGTTGAAGTGCCAGTTATGCTTTGGCTGGTAAATATTGCAAATAAAACGAAAAATAAATTTATACTTTAA
- a CDS encoding AAA family ATPase produces the protein MTSSEVKSRVLSNIKPILNYLFPLGMTKGNQFLIGNIHGDKGDSLVVELSGSKAGLWNDFATGEGGDIFDLWALKNNLDVESQFPEIIKQLRDWLSLGHVSNKTIHQEQNKKKQPPTDNLGAYTGKWDYTDASGKLIACVYRYDTETGKEYRPWDAVKRKQKTPEIRPLYNQVGISKSNEVVLVEGEKSAQALIDIGICATTAMNGAKAPIDKTDWLPLKNKNVIVWPDNDEAGIEYGNKVAEHLAGICSSIKKLCPPQVWQLKYDAYDAIRDGVDVTSFLKTAVTVGRQKTPIYFFKDYHADETPMPEDLIAPRILTPSGIMVLGGAPKVGKTDFLLSLLTHMSAGKSFLGMTPAKALRIFYLQTEVGYFYMRERIKSIELDYIDHEAVGSNLAITPQLHLLLDEKTVPSLAKDVNEFFGANKPDILVIDPIRNVFDAGANGSENDNSSMLTFLKDRVERFKNLVNPDAGVVLVHHTRKLNKKSFEEDPFQSLSGAGSLRSYYSTGLMLYRPDENKPERQLYFELRNGAGIKTKIIDKIDGVWTETNINTQRIAQRELGRKLDAERDRKQDVILQIIYEEAEIGNVYTMRQFSEHFENKAGLGGKDSIKNRLDVLATKGHIKFFKNYKELGINAHVKSPYGFMCVKNMRLRVSDTEDFIEVLPTHFKCPSSGVKLEVENPKIWITQNLGTQSENYGD, from the coding sequence ATGACATCTTCAGAGGTAAAAAGCCGTGTATTAAGTAATATAAAGCCAATTCTTAATTATTTATTTCCACTTGGCATGACCAAGGGAAATCAGTTTTTAATTGGCAATATCCATGGTGACAAAGGTGATAGTTTGGTCGTTGAATTATCTGGTAGCAAAGCAGGTTTGTGGAATGATTTTGCGACAGGTGAAGGTGGCGATATATTTGATTTATGGGCGTTAAAAAACAACCTTGATGTTGAATCTCAGTTCCCTGAAATTATTAAACAACTTAGAGATTGGTTAAGTCTTGGGCATGTTAGTAATAAAACAATTCATCAAGAGCAAAATAAAAAGAAGCAACCACCAACTGATAATCTAGGCGCATATACTGGCAAATGGGATTATACAGATGCATCAGGAAAACTTATCGCCTGTGTTTATCGCTATGATACAGAAACTGGCAAAGAATATCGCCCGTGGGACGCAGTAAAAAGAAAGCAGAAAACCCCTGAAATTCGCCCCTTATATAACCAAGTTGGAATTAGCAAAAGCAATGAAGTTGTTTTGGTTGAAGGTGAAAAATCTGCTCAAGCCTTAATTGACATTGGAATATGTGCAACCACTGCAATGAATGGTGCAAAAGCTCCAATAGATAAAACTGACTGGTTACCTCTTAAAAATAAGAATGTAATTGTGTGGCCAGATAATGATGAAGCTGGCATTGAATACGGCAACAAAGTTGCAGAACACCTTGCGGGTATTTGCTCATCAATAAAAAAACTCTGCCCACCGCAGGTGTGGCAACTCAAATATGATGCATATGATGCAATTCGTGATGGTGTTGATGTAACCTCATTTTTGAAAACTGCTGTTACTGTAGGTAGGCAAAAAACACCAATATATTTCTTTAAAGATTATCATGCTGATGAAACACCAATGCCAGAGGATTTAATTGCTCCTCGCATACTTACACCAAGTGGAATTATGGTTTTGGGTGGTGCTCCTAAAGTTGGAAAAACTGATTTTTTGCTTTCTTTATTAACGCATATGTCTGCAGGAAAATCATTTTTAGGAATGACACCTGCAAAGGCTCTCAGGATATTTTATCTACAAACAGAGGTTGGATATTTTTACATGCGTGAGAGAATAAAATCTATTGAATTAGATTATATTGATCATGAAGCTGTTGGTTCAAATTTGGCAATTACACCGCAGTTACATTTGTTGTTAGATGAAAAAACCGTTCCATCACTTGCCAAAGATGTAAATGAGTTTTTTGGAGCAAATAAACCAGATATATTGGTTATTGACCCAATACGAAATGTTTTTGATGCGGGTGCAAATGGCAGTGAAAATGATAATTCTTCAATGCTGACATTCTTAAAAGATAGAGTTGAACGATTCAAAAACTTAGTAAATCCAGATGCTGGAGTTGTCCTTGTTCATCACACTAGAAAACTTAATAAAAAATCATTTGAGGAAGATCCTTTTCAATCGCTTTCAGGTGCGGGTTCTTTGCGTAGTTATTATTCAACGGGCTTAATGCTATATCGCCCTGATGAAAATAAACCAGAGCGACAACTCTATTTTGAACTTAGAAATGGCGCAGGTATTAAAACCAAAATCATTGATAAAATTGATGGTGTATGGACAGAAACTAACATCAATACGCAACGCATCGCACAAAGGGAATTAGGGCGTAAACTTGATGCAGAGCGAGATCGCAAGCAAGATGTTATATTGCAAATTATCTATGAAGAAGCAGAGATTGGTAATGTTTACACCATGCGTCAATTTTCTGAGCATTTTGAAAATAAAGCAGGTTTAGGTGGTAAAGATTCTATCAAAAACCGCTTAGATGTATTGGCAACCAAAGGTCATATTAAGTTTTTCAAAAATTACAAAGAGCTTGGAATTAATGCGCATGTCAAAAGTCCATATGGCTTTATGTGCGTGAAGAATATGCGTCTTAGAGTTTCAGATACAGAAGATTTTATCGAGGTTTTACCTACACATTTCAAATGCCCTTCAAGTGGTGTCAAACTTGAAGTTGAAAATCCTAAAATTTGGATAACCCAAAATTTGGGAACCCAATCTGAAAATTACGGAGATTAA
- a CDS encoding arsenate reductase ArsC, with translation MKNILFLCTHNSCRSVMAEGLMQHYGKGKFTAYSAGSFPSGNINLKAIQILKKNKIKADYDNFKSQSWDDFENIKMDIVITVCDSAAGETCPLFLGGSVKANWGVFDPSQTKGSEAEIEISFQDAFEILQKRILALVDLDLNNFTKDELKQELDKIGKLI, from the coding sequence ATGAAAAATATTTTATTTTTATGCACGCATAATTCTTGCCGCTCGGTGATGGCTGAAGGCTTGATGCAACATTATGGCAAAGGCAAATTTACTGCATATTCCGCGGGCAGTTTTCCTTCAGGTAATATAAACCTAAAAGCAATTCAAATTCTCAAGAAAAATAAGATTAAAGCTGATTATGATAATTTTAAGAGCCAATCTTGGGATGATTTTGAAAATATAAAAATGGATATTGTAATCACAGTATGTGATAGTGCTGCAGGTGAAACTTGCCCGCTGTTTTTAGGTGGCTCAGTTAAAGCTAATTGGGGTGTTTTTGACCCATCGCAGACAAAAGGTAGTGAAGCGGAAATTGAAATATCTTTTCAAGATGCTTTTGAAATTTTACAAAAAAGAATATTGGCTTTAGTTGATTTAGATTTGAATAATTTTACAAAAGATGAACTAAAACAGGAATTAGATAAAATTGGAAAATTAATATGA